Proteins found in one Pogoniulus pusillus isolate bPogPus1 chromosome 36, bPogPus1.pri, whole genome shotgun sequence genomic segment:
- the DISP3 gene encoding protein dispatched homolog 3 isoform X2: MDAEDDPLLQDAWPDEEDEDVAFGSRKRRESALLCGKSPCRVRPLRVTLPVSGFWNVVGWVFTNPYCASFILFLGCAIPAVLAIVMFLHYPALDIDISYNAFEIRNHESSQRFDALALALKSQFGSWGRNRRDLADFTSETLQRLIFEQLQQLHLNASHLGVSTRVKRSSPESRTSSPEPQPHLNPGNRTARTGRGAPRWDYSSTYISANTQTHAHWRIELIFLARGDSENNIFTTERLVTIHEVERKIMDHPRFREFCWKPHEVLKDLPLGSYSYCSPPSSLMTYFFPTERGGKIYYDGMGQDLADIQGSLELAMTHPEFYWYVDEGLSAENRKSSLLRSEILFGAPLPSYYSVEDRWEEQRHKFQNFVITYVAMLAKQSTSKVQVLYGGTDLFDYEVRRTFNNDMLLAFISSSCIAVLVYILTSCSVFLSFFGIASIGLSCLVALFLYHVVFGIQYLGILNGVAAFVIVGIGVDDVFVFINTYRQASHLKDLRLRMIHTIQTAGKATFFTSLTTAAAYAANIFSQIPAVHDFGLFMSLIVSCCWVAVLFTMPAALGIWTLYVSPVESSCQTSCSQKCTKKSPLHLAEDLFIASETTSRAGRETLPYLDDDIPLLSVDDEPVSLEMGDVPLLSVMPENLQLPGEKSNRGQLITHLQELLEHWVLWAAVKRRWLIVGLFILVLLLSIFFASRLHPASRAPVLFRPDTNIQVLLDLKYNLSAEGISCITCSGLFQEKPHSLQNNIRTSLEKRKRGSGPPWGSKGSTNDAGQQELQGTVYISKSRSKGRPAIYRFSLNASVPAPWQMVSPGDGEVPSFQVYRVPFGNFTRKLTACVSTVGLLKQTSPRKWMMTTLSCDTKRGWKFDFSFYVAAKEQQRTRKLYFAQSHKPPYHGRVCVAPPGCLLSSSPDGPTKGILYVPSEKAPKAKLSATSGFNPCVNAGCGKPAVRPLVDTGAMVFVVFGIRGVNRTRRLDNHVLGDLGSVIYDDSFDLFKEIGNLCRLCKAIASNAELVKPGGAQCLPSGYSISSFLQMLHPECKNIPEPNLLPGQLSHGAVGVKDGKVQWISMAFESTTYKGKSSFQTYADYLKWETFLQQQLQLFPEGSALRHGFQTCEHWKQIFMEIIGVQSALYGLVLSLVICVAAVAVFTTHILLLLPVLLSILGVVCLVVTIMYWSGWEMGAVEAISLSILVGSSVDYCVHLVEGYLLAGENLPLHQAEDPSACRQWRTMEAVRHVGVAIVSSAVTTVIATVPLFFCIIAPFAKFGKIVALNTGVSILYTLTVSTALLSTMGPGTFTRSRTSCLKAVGGVLLAGLLALCICLVLLKSGVKIPLPNGTAL, encoded by the exons ATGGACGCCGAGGATGACCCCTTGTTACAGGATGCCTGGCCAGATGAAGAGGATGAAGATGTAGCCTTCGGCTCCCGGAAGAGGCGAGAGAGTGCTCTGTTGTGTGGGAAAAGCCCCTGCAGAGTCAGGCCCCTTCGTGTCACGCTGCCAGTGTCTGGCTTCTGGAATGTTGTTGGCTGGGTATTTACCAACCCCTACTGTGCCAGCTTCATCCTCTTTCTGGGCTGTGCCATCCCTGCCGTGCTTGCCATTGTCATGTTCCTGCACTACCCAGCCCTGGACATTGACATCTCCTACAACGCCTTCGAGATCCGCAACCATGAGTCCTCGCAGCGCTTCGACGCTCTCGCCTTGGCCCTCAAGTCCCAGTTCGGGTCCTGGGGGAGGAACCGCCGGGACCTGGCTGACTTCACCTCTGAAACCCTGCAGAGGCTCATctttgagcagctccagcagctgcatctcaatgcttcccaccttggggtcaGCACCCGGGTCAAGCGCAGCAGCCCGGAGAGCAGGACGAGCTCCCCCgagccccagccccacctgaACCCAGGGAACCGGACTGCCCGCACCGGCAGGGGTGCCCCACGCTGGGACTACTCCAGCACTTACATCAGTGCCAACACGCAGACCCATGCCCACTGGCGCATCGAGCTGATCTTTCTGGCTCGGGGGGACTCTGAGAACAACATCTTCACCACCGAGCGCCTGGTCACCATCCACGAGGTGGAGCGCAAGATCATGGACCACCCTCGCTTCAGAGAGTTCTGCTGGAAGCCCCACGAGGTCCTGAAGGACCTGCCCCTGGGCTCCTACTCCTACTgctcccctcccagctccctcatgacCTACTTCTTTCCTACTGAAAGGGGAGGGAAGATCTATTATGATGGCATGGGGCAAGACCTTGCTGACATCCAAG GGTCCCTGGAGCTGGCCATGACCCACCCTGAATTCTACTGGTACGTGGATGAGGGCCTGTCTGCCGAGAACAGGAAGAGCTCTCTGCTGCGCAGCGAGATCCTCTTTGGAGCCCCACTGCCTAGCTACTACTCGGTGGAGGACCGCTGGGAGGAGCAGCGCCACAAGTTCCAGAACTTTGTCATCACCTACGTGGCCATGCTGGCCAAGCAGTCCACCAG CAAAGTCCAGGTGCTGTATGGAGGGACGGATTTGTTCGACTATGAAGTGAGGAGGACTTTCAACAACgacatgctgctggccttcatCAGCAGTAGCTGCATCGCTGTCTTGGTCTACATCCTTACCTCCTGCTCAG tGTTCCTGTCATTCTTTGGCATCGCCAGCATTGGGCTAAGCTGCCTGGTGGCCCTGTTCCTGTACCACGTGGTGTTTGGCATCCAGTACCTGGGAATACTCAACGGTGTGGCTGCCTTTGTCATTGTGGGGATTG ggGTGGACGATGTCTTTGTTTTCATCAACACCTACCGCCAAGCCTCCCACCTGAAGGACCTGCGGCTGCGCATGATCCACACCATCCAGACGGCAGGGAAGGCCACCTTCTTCACCTCCctcaccacagctgcagcctatGCTGCCAACATCTTCTCCCAG ATCCCAGCCGTGCATGACTTTGGACTCTTCATGTCACTGattgtgtcctgctgctgggtagCTGTGCTCTTCACCATGCCAGCTGCTCTTGGAATATGGACCCTTTATGTGTCCCCAGTAGAGAGCTCCTGTCAAACCAG CTGTAGCCAGAAGTGCACCAAAAAGAGTCCCTTGCACCTGGCTGAAGATCTCTTCATTGCCTCAGAGACCAcctccagagcaggcagagagactcTTCCCTATCTGGACGATGACATCCCACTCCTCAGTGTGGACGATGAGCCTG TCTCTCTGGAAATGGGGGATGTCCCCTTGCTATCTGTGATGCCAGAgaatctgcagctccctggggagaaGAGCAACCGGGGCCAGTTGATAACgcacctgcaggagctgctggagcactgggtgCTGTGGGCTGCCGTGAAGAGGAGATGGCTGATTGTGG GGCTCTTTATCCTCGTTTTGCTCCTGTCCATATTCTTTGCCAGCCGCCTCCACCCGGCCAGCCGTGCTCCAGTCCTGTTCCGGCCAGACACCAACatccaggtgctgctggacctGAAATACAACCTGAGTGCTGAAGGCATCTCCTGCATCACCTGCTCAG GTTTGTTTCAGGAAAAGCCTCACAGTTTGCAGAACAACATCCGAACCTCCttggaaaaaaggaagaggggCTCAGGGCCACCTTGGGGAAGCAAAGGAAGCACAAATGATGCAGGGCAGCAAG agctgcaggggaCTGTGTATATCTCCAAGTCCAGAAGCAAGGGCAGACCAGCCATCTACAGGTTCTCACTCAACGCCAGCGTCCCTGCCCCCTGGCAGATGGTGTCACCAGGAGACGGGGAGGTGCCTTCATTCCAG GTGTATAGAGTGCCTTTCGGTAACTTCACCAGGAAGCTGACAGCTTGTGTGTCCACAGTAGGGCTGCTTAAGCAGACGAGCCCCAGGAAGTGGATGATGACCACCTTGTCCTGTGACACCAAGAGGGGCTGGAAGTTCGACTTCAGCTTCTATGTGGccgccaaggagcagcagcgaACACG GAAACTGTATTTTGCCCAGTCACACAAGCCCCCTTACCATGGCCGAGTGTgtgtggcacctcctggctgtCTTCTCAGCTCTAGCCCAGATGGACCCACCAAAGGCATCCTTTATGTTCCCAGTGAGAAAG CACCCAAGGCAAAGCTGTCAGCCACTTCGGGATTTAACCCTTGCGTGAACGCAGGCTGCGGGAAGCCGGCGGTGCGGCCGCTGGTGGACACAGGGGCCATGGTGTTCGTGGTGTTCGGCATCAGAGGCGTTAACCGCACCAGGCGCCTGGACAACCACGTCCTCGGAGACCTG GGCAGCGTTATCTACGATGACAGCTTCGACCTCTTCAAAGAGATTGGCAACCTCTGCCGCCTCTGCAAAGCCATCGCCAGCAACGCCGAGCTGGTGaagccaggaggggctcagTGCCTGCCCTCTG gTTACAGCATCTCCTCCTTTCTGCAGATGTTGCACCCTGAGTGCAAGAACATCCCAGAGCCAAACCTGCTGCCTGGACAGCTCTCTCATGGGGCAGTGGGGGTGAAGGATGGCAAGGTGCAGTGGATCTCCATGGCGTTTGAGTCG ACAACCTACAAGGGGAAATCTTCCTTCCAGACCTATGCTGACTACCTGAAATGGGAGACGTTCTTGCAGCAGCAActgcagctcttcccagagGGCTCTGCTCTCCGGCATGGTTTCCAGACCTGTGAGCACTGGAAGCAGATCTTCATGGAGATCATAG GGGTGCAGAGTGCCCTGTACGGTCTCGTCCTCTCACTGGTTATCTGTGTGGCTGCAGTGGCAGTGTTTACCACTcacatcctgctcctgctgccagtgctgctcagcattTTAG GGGTGGTCTGCTTGGTGGTGACCATCATGTACTGGTCTGGCTGGGAAATGGGAGCTGTGGAAGCCATTTCCCTCTCCATCCTCGTTGGCTCCTCTGTCGATTACTGCGTGCACTTGGTGGAGGGCTACCTGCTGGCAGGGGAAAACCTGCCCCTGCACCAGGCAGAG gACCCCAGTGCGTGCCGCCAGTGGAGGACGATGGAAGCAGTCCGGCACGTGGGTGTGGCCATCGTCTCCAGCGCTGTCACCACGGTGATCGCCACCGTCCCGCTCTTCTTCTGCATCATCGCCCCCTTCGCCAAGTTTGGCAAGATCGTGGCCCTCAACACCGGCGTCTCCATCCTGTACACCCTGactgtgagcacagccctgctgagcacCATGGgccctggcaccttcacccgcAGCAGGACTTCCTGCCTCAAGGCCGTGGGGGGGGTGCTGCTCGCCGGCCTGCTGGCTCTCTGCATCTGCCTCGTCCTGCTCAAGAGTGGAGTTAAGATCCCTCTGCCCAACGGGACAGCCCTCTAG
- the DISP3 gene encoding protein dispatched homolog 3 isoform X1: MDAEDDPLLQDAWPDEEDEDVAFGSRKRRESALLCGKSPCRVRPLRVTLPVSGFWNVVGWVFTNPYCASFILFLGCAIPAVLAIVMFLHYPALDIDISYNAFEIRNHESSQRFDALALALKSQFGSWGRNRRDLADFTSETLQRLIFEQLQQLHLNASHLGVSTRVKRSSPESRTSSPEPQPHLNPGNRTARTGRGAPRWDYSSTYISANTQTHAHWRIELIFLARGDSENNIFTTERLVTIHEVERKIMDHPRFREFCWKPHEVLKDLPLGSYSYCSPPSSLMTYFFPTERGGKIYYDGMGQDLADIQGSLELAMTHPEFYWYVDEGLSAENRKSSLLRSEILFGAPLPSYYSVEDRWEEQRHKFQNFVITYVAMLAKQSTSKVQVLYGGTDLFDYEVRRTFNNDMLLAFISSSCIAVLVYILTSCSVFLSFFGIASIGLSCLVALFLYHVVFGIQYLGILNGVAAFVIVGIGVDDVFVFINTYRQASHLKDLRLRMIHTIQTAGKATFFTSLTTAAAYAANIFSQIPAVHDFGLFMSLIVSCCWVAVLFTMPAALGIWTLYVSPVESSCQTSCSQKCTKKSPLHLAEDLFIASETTSRAGRETLPYLDDDIPLLSVDDEPVSLEMGDVPLLSVMPENLQLPGEKSNRGQLITHLQELLEHWVLWAAVKRRWLIVGLFILVLLLSIFFASRLHPASRAPVLFRPDTNIQVLLDLKYNLSAEGISCITCSGLFQEKPHSLQNNIRTSLEKRKRGSGPPWGSKGSTNDAGQQELQGTVYISKSRSKGRPAIYRFSLNASVPAPWQMVSPGDGEVPSFQVYRVPFGNFTRKLTACVSTVGLLKQTSPRKWMMTTLSCDTKRGWKFDFSFYVAAKEQQRTRKLYFAQSHKPPYHGRVCVAPPGCLLSSSPDGPTKGILYVPSEKAAPKAKLSATSGFNPCVNAGCGKPAVRPLVDTGAMVFVVFGIRGVNRTRRLDNHVLGDLGSVIYDDSFDLFKEIGNLCRLCKAIASNAELVKPGGAQCLPSGYSISSFLQMLHPECKNIPEPNLLPGQLSHGAVGVKDGKVQWISMAFESTTYKGKSSFQTYADYLKWETFLQQQLQLFPEGSALRHGFQTCEHWKQIFMEIIGVQSALYGLVLSLVICVAAVAVFTTHILLLLPVLLSILGVVCLVVTIMYWSGWEMGAVEAISLSILVGSSVDYCVHLVEGYLLAGENLPLHQAEDPSACRQWRTMEAVRHVGVAIVSSAVTTVIATVPLFFCIIAPFAKFGKIVALNTGVSILYTLTVSTALLSTMGPGTFTRSRTSCLKAVGGVLLAGLLALCICLVLLKSGVKIPLPNGTAL, encoded by the exons ATGGACGCCGAGGATGACCCCTTGTTACAGGATGCCTGGCCAGATGAAGAGGATGAAGATGTAGCCTTCGGCTCCCGGAAGAGGCGAGAGAGTGCTCTGTTGTGTGGGAAAAGCCCCTGCAGAGTCAGGCCCCTTCGTGTCACGCTGCCAGTGTCTGGCTTCTGGAATGTTGTTGGCTGGGTATTTACCAACCCCTACTGTGCCAGCTTCATCCTCTTTCTGGGCTGTGCCATCCCTGCCGTGCTTGCCATTGTCATGTTCCTGCACTACCCAGCCCTGGACATTGACATCTCCTACAACGCCTTCGAGATCCGCAACCATGAGTCCTCGCAGCGCTTCGACGCTCTCGCCTTGGCCCTCAAGTCCCAGTTCGGGTCCTGGGGGAGGAACCGCCGGGACCTGGCTGACTTCACCTCTGAAACCCTGCAGAGGCTCATctttgagcagctccagcagctgcatctcaatgcttcccaccttggggtcaGCACCCGGGTCAAGCGCAGCAGCCCGGAGAGCAGGACGAGCTCCCCCgagccccagccccacctgaACCCAGGGAACCGGACTGCCCGCACCGGCAGGGGTGCCCCACGCTGGGACTACTCCAGCACTTACATCAGTGCCAACACGCAGACCCATGCCCACTGGCGCATCGAGCTGATCTTTCTGGCTCGGGGGGACTCTGAGAACAACATCTTCACCACCGAGCGCCTGGTCACCATCCACGAGGTGGAGCGCAAGATCATGGACCACCCTCGCTTCAGAGAGTTCTGCTGGAAGCCCCACGAGGTCCTGAAGGACCTGCCCCTGGGCTCCTACTCCTACTgctcccctcccagctccctcatgacCTACTTCTTTCCTACTGAAAGGGGAGGGAAGATCTATTATGATGGCATGGGGCAAGACCTTGCTGACATCCAAG GGTCCCTGGAGCTGGCCATGACCCACCCTGAATTCTACTGGTACGTGGATGAGGGCCTGTCTGCCGAGAACAGGAAGAGCTCTCTGCTGCGCAGCGAGATCCTCTTTGGAGCCCCACTGCCTAGCTACTACTCGGTGGAGGACCGCTGGGAGGAGCAGCGCCACAAGTTCCAGAACTTTGTCATCACCTACGTGGCCATGCTGGCCAAGCAGTCCACCAG CAAAGTCCAGGTGCTGTATGGAGGGACGGATTTGTTCGACTATGAAGTGAGGAGGACTTTCAACAACgacatgctgctggccttcatCAGCAGTAGCTGCATCGCTGTCTTGGTCTACATCCTTACCTCCTGCTCAG tGTTCCTGTCATTCTTTGGCATCGCCAGCATTGGGCTAAGCTGCCTGGTGGCCCTGTTCCTGTACCACGTGGTGTTTGGCATCCAGTACCTGGGAATACTCAACGGTGTGGCTGCCTTTGTCATTGTGGGGATTG ggGTGGACGATGTCTTTGTTTTCATCAACACCTACCGCCAAGCCTCCCACCTGAAGGACCTGCGGCTGCGCATGATCCACACCATCCAGACGGCAGGGAAGGCCACCTTCTTCACCTCCctcaccacagctgcagcctatGCTGCCAACATCTTCTCCCAG ATCCCAGCCGTGCATGACTTTGGACTCTTCATGTCACTGattgtgtcctgctgctgggtagCTGTGCTCTTCACCATGCCAGCTGCTCTTGGAATATGGACCCTTTATGTGTCCCCAGTAGAGAGCTCCTGTCAAACCAG CTGTAGCCAGAAGTGCACCAAAAAGAGTCCCTTGCACCTGGCTGAAGATCTCTTCATTGCCTCAGAGACCAcctccagagcaggcagagagactcTTCCCTATCTGGACGATGACATCCCACTCCTCAGTGTGGACGATGAGCCTG TCTCTCTGGAAATGGGGGATGTCCCCTTGCTATCTGTGATGCCAGAgaatctgcagctccctggggagaaGAGCAACCGGGGCCAGTTGATAACgcacctgcaggagctgctggagcactgggtgCTGTGGGCTGCCGTGAAGAGGAGATGGCTGATTGTGG GGCTCTTTATCCTCGTTTTGCTCCTGTCCATATTCTTTGCCAGCCGCCTCCACCCGGCCAGCCGTGCTCCAGTCCTGTTCCGGCCAGACACCAACatccaggtgctgctggacctGAAATACAACCTGAGTGCTGAAGGCATCTCCTGCATCACCTGCTCAG GTTTGTTTCAGGAAAAGCCTCACAGTTTGCAGAACAACATCCGAACCTCCttggaaaaaaggaagaggggCTCAGGGCCACCTTGGGGAAGCAAAGGAAGCACAAATGATGCAGGGCAGCAAG agctgcaggggaCTGTGTATATCTCCAAGTCCAGAAGCAAGGGCAGACCAGCCATCTACAGGTTCTCACTCAACGCCAGCGTCCCTGCCCCCTGGCAGATGGTGTCACCAGGAGACGGGGAGGTGCCTTCATTCCAG GTGTATAGAGTGCCTTTCGGTAACTTCACCAGGAAGCTGACAGCTTGTGTGTCCACAGTAGGGCTGCTTAAGCAGACGAGCCCCAGGAAGTGGATGATGACCACCTTGTCCTGTGACACCAAGAGGGGCTGGAAGTTCGACTTCAGCTTCTATGTGGccgccaaggagcagcagcgaACACG GAAACTGTATTTTGCCCAGTCACACAAGCCCCCTTACCATGGCCGAGTGTgtgtggcacctcctggctgtCTTCTCAGCTCTAGCCCAGATGGACCCACCAAAGGCATCCTTTATGTTCCCAGTGAGAAAG CAGCACCCAAGGCAAAGCTGTCAGCCACTTCGGGATTTAACCCTTGCGTGAACGCAGGCTGCGGGAAGCCGGCGGTGCGGCCGCTGGTGGACACAGGGGCCATGGTGTTCGTGGTGTTCGGCATCAGAGGCGTTAACCGCACCAGGCGCCTGGACAACCACGTCCTCGGAGACCTG GGCAGCGTTATCTACGATGACAGCTTCGACCTCTTCAAAGAGATTGGCAACCTCTGCCGCCTCTGCAAAGCCATCGCCAGCAACGCCGAGCTGGTGaagccaggaggggctcagTGCCTGCCCTCTG gTTACAGCATCTCCTCCTTTCTGCAGATGTTGCACCCTGAGTGCAAGAACATCCCAGAGCCAAACCTGCTGCCTGGACAGCTCTCTCATGGGGCAGTGGGGGTGAAGGATGGCAAGGTGCAGTGGATCTCCATGGCGTTTGAGTCG ACAACCTACAAGGGGAAATCTTCCTTCCAGACCTATGCTGACTACCTGAAATGGGAGACGTTCTTGCAGCAGCAActgcagctcttcccagagGGCTCTGCTCTCCGGCATGGTTTCCAGACCTGTGAGCACTGGAAGCAGATCTTCATGGAGATCATAG GGGTGCAGAGTGCCCTGTACGGTCTCGTCCTCTCACTGGTTATCTGTGTGGCTGCAGTGGCAGTGTTTACCACTcacatcctgctcctgctgccagtgctgctcagcattTTAG GGGTGGTCTGCTTGGTGGTGACCATCATGTACTGGTCTGGCTGGGAAATGGGAGCTGTGGAAGCCATTTCCCTCTCCATCCTCGTTGGCTCCTCTGTCGATTACTGCGTGCACTTGGTGGAGGGCTACCTGCTGGCAGGGGAAAACCTGCCCCTGCACCAGGCAGAG gACCCCAGTGCGTGCCGCCAGTGGAGGACGATGGAAGCAGTCCGGCACGTGGGTGTGGCCATCGTCTCCAGCGCTGTCACCACGGTGATCGCCACCGTCCCGCTCTTCTTCTGCATCATCGCCCCCTTCGCCAAGTTTGGCAAGATCGTGGCCCTCAACACCGGCGTCTCCATCCTGTACACCCTGactgtgagcacagccctgctgagcacCATGGgccctggcaccttcacccgcAGCAGGACTTCCTGCCTCAAGGCCGTGGGGGGGGTGCTGCTCGCCGGCCTGCTGGCTCTCTGCATCTGCCTCGTCCTGCTCAAGAGTGGAGTTAAGATCCCTCTGCCCAACGGGACAGCCCTCTAG